CGCTACGTAAATGATGGGATGAAGATACAGTGCGAAGAAAAGAGCTAAAACGACTGCAAGTCCTCCTAACAGTGCGATGTCCTCCAATGTAATTGTGAGTATGTTGCCAAACAGGTAGGCTGAAAGATCGGGGGCGAATCCCGGTGAAAGGAATGTGAACATGATGCCCAGTGCCATTCCTAATGTCCAGAATACGGCGATGGCTGAGTCTTCGCGCATATCTTTTCTTTTGCTGAGCCATTCTACTCCGAAAGCCGATAGAACGGAAAAAACGGCCGCCGACAGGATTGGCGAAATGCCTGTGAACAGTCCAAGTCCTATCCCGCCGAAAGAGGCATGGGTCAGTCCTCCGCTGATGAAAACCAGTCGTCGTGTTACGATGTATGTTCCTATTAATCCGCAGGCAATGCTGGCAAGCAGACTGCCTATAAGGGCATGCCGGAAAAATGTGTATTGCAGTAAATCCATATAGGATTTGTATTGATGATTAATAATTATATAGAAATATGCCTAATCTGTTTGTTTGATACAACTTCTCAGGGGTGAGGTTGTCTTCTCTCTCCGATGATGAGGAACACCTCATCTTTTATGTTGTCGGGCAGTGCGATGCCACGCAATTGCAGACTGCGTACCCAGCCGGCCACATCGGTGTCCTGCATCGTGTAGAACACATCACGGAATATGTCTTCCTGTTCCGGGGTGTATGCGTCTGGAGGAGTACCGATGTACCTGTCCAGTTCTTCATCGTCATAATATTCTATTTTTTTGCTGACGGCAGCCAGCAGGCTGTCACGCTCGCAGACCTCGTGTTGTCCGCAGCACTCTGTGTCTGCTACTTTTATTTCGGGCATGGCATTCAGTTCGCCACGTTCAATTTTCTTTTGCAGTTGCCGATTGTGTATCACTCCTGCAACAGATGCTGCAAGGACGAGGATAATCAAGCTAATAATCAATATCCACATGGGTTTCCTTTCTCTGAAAAACGTGTTCCTTCGGTGGGACGGACAAAGATACATATTGTTTTGCATACGGCAAAATAA
Above is a window of Bacteroides helcogenes P 36-108 DNA encoding:
- a CDS encoding metal ABC transporter permease encodes the protein MDLLQYTFFRHALIGSLLASIACGLIGTYIVTRRLVFISGGLTHASFGGIGLGLFTGISPILSAAVFSVLSAFGVEWLSKRKDMREDSAIAVFWTLGMALGIMFTFLSPGFAPDLSAYLFGNILTITLEDIALLGGLAVVLALFFALYLHPIIYVAFDREFARSQGIPVQVFEYVLMMFIALTIVACLRMVGIVLVISLLTIPQMTANLFSHRFHRIIWLSIGIGYLSCLGGLYISYQMNVPSGASIIFFSIIIYAICKTGKSFWLYLHRK